Within the Mixophyes fleayi isolate aMixFle1 chromosome 5, aMixFle1.hap1, whole genome shotgun sequence genome, the region AAATGGCTATGTGGAGCGCTCCTAATATTGTTCCTTCTCCATCTCCTTTATCTTAAGAATCTCTCTGCACAAAATGAAATCACATTTTTGCACGGGTCTGCATAAAACTACGGGCAGTCTGCACTTAGCAAGAAACGCTCTTAATCCACTCAACCACCCTTTGGCCAGTCCCAATACTGTCATCATTCCCAGTAAACCCATTACCCTTTGCATTTCTACACCTAGATATGGTTTGTTTATTGTTTGAGATTCTGTCTCTACACTTGTTCTCATGATGAGCAGATAAGCTCATCATGCACTGAGGAGCTCCAACAAGGGTGGAAGAGTCTTCCTGGAGGTGGAAAGTCTGTGTGTGCATTGGACCGTGCTAAAACCAATTGTGTAAAGCACAGAGACATAGTATTGCCATGTGCAGTAAATGATGTTCCCCAGAAGTTTTTATGACCCTACATTAGGCAAATGATACTTACAATAACATTGAGGAGGATGAAGTGTTCAGCTAGTTTCTGGATTCCTTTGTGTTCAGCGAATGCTTTCTTCAAGGCTGCAAAAAATATCAGATATATACAATCAATGGGCTTAGTACATTATAGTACAGGTGTATGCTAACTAATTGCAGGACAGCAATCctttggaactacaaatcccagcctcCCACAGCAACTAGAGACATGGGATGGCCGACTCTGTCTCATGTTCTATAATAATTGATTGTTTAATAAGCAGAGAATGAGGTAGAAGGGGGCAGCCATCTTCCATGTCACGTGACTTAGTGTAGGGAGGTCACGTGGCATAccagagaagggaggagggggcgAGTGTGGAGGGAGGTCATGCGGCATACCAGAGGGGGAGCCCTGGACTATTTTTACTTGATACATTTTAGAATTACAAATTTTGCTTCAGTAAAAATGTTGACAGTAAGCTTTTTccaaaaagtaaaaaagataGATATAGTATGTTATATGGAGACTGGGCAGATATGACCGAGATTCTGGGGTTATCAATCAGCTAAGGATTTACAACATTGGATTCCCTTTATTTTCCATATATTAAAATAGTCTTGACTATGCTGTCCTGTATATAGACAAATACTTGTCCTAATGGCACATGCACAAATGCAACTAGTTTTGCAGAAAAGTGCAAAAATGTGATTTCATTTTACAAAGTGAGATTACTGAAATGGGATAGAGATTTGGGGAGGGTGGAGTGTTCGGGGCGACTTCAATTTTATACCAGGTGGATCAGttatatagagtatatataaGTACTATATACATCAATCCATATTATTATAGCTGAAATAAAGTATTTATATACTGAAGTAACAGGCGTGTGATTTTACGGGTATCGTGAAACGTTTCCTTTCATGCATTTACTAAACCAGAGTTCTTGCATTACCTTGGGAATGTGGACAGTCCTCTCTGTGGTTAATAACCAGCAAGGGTTTGTTTCTGGAAAATAAAGTATTTCAAGTTCAATTATTTTGCTTTGATTAGCTAAACGAATTGTACTTCTAAAAAGACATATGTTCATAATATAGATTTATAATGATTTAGATATCAATAATCAATTACAGAAGTTATAAATACTGTTAATTGTAAGCAATGTGTAgacactgcaattttttttttttggtgtataCATTCATGTGTGATGCCAACAATTTATACTACACAGAGCTACAGTATTTGTTGCCATTTATAAAACTAAATTGAAATGTGATCATGCAATCTTTTTGTCAAACACTAGATGGCGCCCTAGATCCATCAGATAAACTTATCTCCCTCATTTGCCCCGTTACTGACCCGGACTTGGCTTTAAACAGAGCTTCCTCGTACGTCTGAACCCAGTCAAGGTTGTCACCCCACCCTGTAAGGCAAAGAACATACAGTCAATTATCCAACAACCAGGTTGTGTGCGTAATGCTTCGCTCACAGATGCAGACTATGGACGTGCAATAAAAATGCACAGCTTATTTATCAAAGCAATTATTGCTGAGCAAGAACTCAtacaagatatatagatataggacAGGGGCAGAGAGTGTGGCATTCTTCTCTGGACGCACCTACAGAGATTAGGAGCATTTTATTTCCTGCATTGCAAATGAAAAGCAGAACTTGTGAAATTGCATTTTTTACCTCTGGATAGGGTCTGAGGTTTGGTGTTTGCTGGCGGTGCTGGGGTTGCTTTTTCTTTTGGGGGTGCATCCTTGGCCAGAGAGAGTGAGGTAGCcacaattaaaataaacactGACTTGAGTACTGCGTCCATGGTTAGTGctgaaaagaaaatacaaatattgttcAATAAGCGCTATAGCTCCTATATAGGCTCATGCCTAGGGCAGCTCTGTTCTGGGGGCTTCAAATCTATGGATGACAGGCAATGCAGTACAATATGCATGGTGTTTAATTACCAATTTAGGGTCTTTTTATGCACTAGTTTTAAACTACAGCCCTCTGCACTATAGATTGGGCATTAAACACCGTTCCTGGCATTTACCAGCCGGTGGTACTCCAGTTATTGTAGTAACTCAAGTGTCAGCTTACCCAGTAATAACTGCAGTCTATGCTCTATGGATCTTACATTTGTTCATATATTTTAGCTGCAAACCATATACGTCATCCAAAAACCATTTGCATGACTTTACACAAGTTATAGAACACCACTCATTGTATTTCTGCACTGACAAGATAACTTATCTATTCACATTCTTACGCTAGCttagtaaattgtattttttggtTAACTTATTAACTACTACAAACGTCATGATGTCTAATGATCTTCTAACAAACGTGCTGTATGCCATAGAAACTGGACACTTACATGTCTAACCGGCACTAGATTGATCAAAGCCAATATCTGATTtattgctataggaaacatcacaTTATAGGCTCCaagatcctgattcattaaggatcttaacttgagaaacttcttatttcagtcttctggacaaaaccatgttacaatgcaaggggtgcaaattagcattctgttttgcacataagttaaatactgactgttttttcctgtagcacacagatatcaactttaaatttcagtgtacaaataagctatcaagtatttgtgtgctacatgaaaacagtcagtatttaacttatgtgcaaaacagaatactaatttgcaccccttgcattgtaacatggttttgtccaggagactgaaataagaaatttctcaagttaagatccttaatgaatcaggccccatgttattaACAATTCAGGTGATACTACTGTTCTATAGAGAATACACAAACATCCCTGTGTTGTGTATTCAGGCAGAAATACTTCCATATA harbors:
- the LOC142159303 gene encoding anterior gradient protein 2-A-like gives rise to the protein MDAVLKSVFILIVATSLSLAKDAPPKEKATPAPPANTKPQTLSRGWGDNLDWVQTYEEALFKAKSGNKPLLVINHREDCPHSQALKKAFAEHKGIQKLAEHFILLNVIYDPTDKNLLLDGQYVPKLVFVDPSLVVRADIPGKYSNHRYTYEPEDIDLLFENMKKALKLLKTEL